A section of the Deinococcus hopiensis KR-140 genome encodes:
- a CDS encoding MFS transporter, producing MFSLLRDRRILILWIGESINSFGSGLTFIALAWFLYRLYPDSPTRSGSVIGVWTAAMLLGTVSLASFTDIWDRRITLQVANGLSALWISLIPLLYAQDLLSFPVLFAVAALSGFTGSVIFPAQQASLPTFVPPNRLQGIQALFNLTWTTSGLLAPISAGFLVASVGAPAVMWVNAASFAAALAAYSLVRFPAVTRPGDSGQGLAAWWARTRFGFAFVLARPALWATLLGLASVNFAMEPYTAVFLPRIADRLMTGVDLPAALSWVSTENRGALGVGLLGSVLALAELGMVIWMGRRVSHHPLNWIVLGCAGPALCIVGVAYAPALWVALILALLMGLCFGPLNVMVGTLFARLTPEEVRGRVYSARILVGQGLRPVGVSLAALLIGVAGLAPAVALLGVFAALLTLAGYLRARGGEAGEGRSAGGR from the coding sequence ATGTTCTCCCTGCTCCGCGACCGCCGCATCCTGATCCTGTGGATCGGCGAGAGTATCAATTCCTTTGGCAGCGGCCTGACCTTCATCGCCCTCGCCTGGTTCCTCTACCGCCTCTATCCAGATTCGCCCACGCGGTCGGGCAGCGTCATTGGGGTCTGGACGGCGGCGATGCTGCTCGGCACGGTCAGCCTGGCGAGCTTCACGGACATCTGGGACCGCCGCATCACCCTGCAGGTCGCCAACGGCCTGAGTGCCCTGTGGATCAGCCTGATTCCACTGCTCTACGCCCAGGACCTGCTTTCCTTTCCGGTCCTCTTCGCCGTCGCGGCCCTGAGCGGCTTTACCGGCAGCGTGATCTTTCCGGCGCAACAGGCGTCCCTGCCCACTTTCGTGCCCCCGAACCGGCTGCAGGGCATCCAGGCGCTCTTCAACCTCACTTGGACCACCAGCGGCCTGCTCGCTCCAATCAGCGCCGGCTTCCTGGTGGCGAGCGTCGGCGCGCCCGCTGTGATGTGGGTGAACGCAGCGAGCTTCGCCGCAGCTCTGGCGGCCTACTCGCTTGTGCGCTTTCCAGCCGTGACCCGCCCCGGGGACAGCGGGCAGGGGCTGGCCGCCTGGTGGGCGCGGACCCGCTTCGGCTTCGCCTTCGTCCTCGCGCGGCCCGCGCTGTGGGCGACGTTGCTGGGCCTCGCCAGCGTCAACTTTGCCATGGAGCCCTACACCGCGGTCTTCTTGCCGCGCATCGCTGACCGCCTGATGACGGGCGTGGACCTGCCCGCCGCCCTGTCCTGGGTGAGCACTGAAAATCGGGGCGCCCTTGGGGTCGGCCTGCTGGGTTCGGTCCTGGCGCTGGCGGAACTGGGCATGGTGATCTGGATGGGGCGGCGCGTGAGTCACCATCCCCTGAACTGGATCGTGCTGGGCTGCGCTGGGCCCGCGCTGTGCATCGTCGGGGTGGCGTACGCGCCTGCGCTGTGGGTGGCCCTGATCCTCGCGCTGCTGATGGGGCTGTGCTTCGGACCCCTGAACGTGATGGTGGGGACGCTCTTTGCCCGGCTGACGCCGGAGGAGGTGCGCGGACGGGTGTACAGCGCCCGCATCCTGGTGGGTCAAGGGCTGCGCCCGGTGGGGGTGAGTCTGGCCGCCCTGCTGATCGGTGTGGCGGGCCTCGCGCCGGCGGTGGCGTTGCTGGGCGTGTTCGCCGCCCTGCTCACGCTCGCGGGTTACCTGCGGGCACGCGGTGGGGAGGCAGGGGAGGGCAGATCGGCGGGCGGACGCTGA
- a CDS encoding PLP-dependent aminotransferase family protein, whose protein sequence is MTDHLPARQQDVTVDVPLHLDRGGGVPVVTQLRQQLHAAIAHAQLLPGTRMPSTRTLARILGISRGAVIAAYDDLLAEGYLVGRVGAGTYVSAELPSTPVAAPAPPPAESVPRWLRGAPVTPDVSPPASGEGVIDFRVGQPAVAPLSDAAWKRAWRRVAEDALPGAYADAAGDPELREEIAAYLRRSRSVVCGAEDLVVTSGTIQGLHLIARAVLAPGDVVAFEEPGYRLARQVLRERGAQILPVPVDGDGLQVAELPLGEGAPPLVYTTPPHQFPLGSRLSLPRRHALLAWARTHDSLIVEDDYDGEFRYDAAPLPALASLDPARVVYLGTFSKVLSPVLRVGYVVAPPVLREQLVGLKTITDYHTSWPVQRALTYFLRSGDLERHLGRMRRVYARKREILVRELEGAKAVARVGGLEAGFHVHLELDGRLDAAEVIGLAEKQGVRASVLSPYYVAQDAPGGLLLGYGGLDADQIARGARVLVQVMRGLAGIS, encoded by the coding sequence ATGACTGACCACTTGCCCGCCCGGCAGCAAGACGTCACGGTGGACGTGCCGCTTCATCTGGACCGTGGGGGTGGCGTACCGGTGGTGACGCAACTGCGGCAACAGCTGCACGCCGCGATCGCCCACGCGCAGCTCCTGCCCGGCACGCGGATGCCCAGCACGCGTACGCTCGCCCGCATTCTGGGCATCAGCCGCGGAGCGGTGATTGCGGCGTACGACGACCTGCTTGCGGAGGGCTACCTGGTGGGCCGGGTGGGGGCAGGTACGTACGTCAGCGCGGAGCTGCCCTCCACCCCGGTCGCGGCTCCAGCGCCCCCACCCGCAGAAAGCGTTCCCCGCTGGTTGCGCGGCGCGCCCGTGACCCCCGACGTGTCCCCGCCCGCAAGCGGCGAGGGCGTGATCGACTTCCGGGTGGGCCAGCCCGCCGTCGCGCCCCTCTCGGACGCAGCGTGGAAGCGTGCGTGGCGCCGGGTGGCGGAGGACGCACTTCCCGGCGCATACGCGGACGCGGCGGGCGACCCGGAGTTACGGGAAGAGATCGCGGCGTACCTGCGGCGCTCACGGAGCGTTGTGTGCGGCGCAGAGGACCTGGTGGTCACCAGCGGAACCATTCAGGGCCTGCACCTCATCGCGCGGGCGGTGCTCGCCCCAGGCGACGTTGTCGCCTTCGAGGAACCCGGGTACCGCCTGGCCCGGCAGGTTCTCCGCGAGCGGGGCGCGCAGATTCTGCCGGTGCCCGTGGATGGAGACGGCCTGCAGGTGGCTGAACTCCCCCTGGGCGAGGGCGCGCCTCCCCTGGTGTACACGACGCCCCCGCATCAGTTTCCCCTGGGCAGTCGCCTCTCCCTCCCCCGGCGCCACGCCCTGCTGGCATGGGCCCGGACGCACGACAGCCTGATCGTGGAGGACGACTACGACGGTGAATTCCGCTACGACGCGGCCCCCCTTCCAGCGCTGGCCTCGCTGGACCCGGCCCGGGTGGTGTATCTGGGCACCTTCTCGAAGGTGCTCTCCCCCGTGCTGCGCGTGGGATACGTGGTTGCGCCCCCAGTTCTGCGCGAGCAGCTGGTGGGCCTCAAGACCATCACGGACTACCACACGTCCTGGCCGGTACAGCGGGCGCTGACGTATTTCCTGCGTTCGGGCGATCTGGAACGGCACCTGGGCCGGATGCGGCGGGTCTACGCCCGCAAGCGGGAAATCCTGGTAAGGGAACTGGAAGGAGCGAAAGCGGTCGCCCGGGTGGGAGGCCTGGAAGCGGGCTTCCACGTCCACCTGGAGCTGGACGGGCGCCTGGACGCGGCGGAGGTGATCGGCCTGGCCGAGAAGCAGGGCGTGCGCGCCAGCGTGCTCTCACCGTACTACGTCGCACAGGACGCACCTGGAGGACTGCTGCTGGGTTACGGCGGACTGGACGCTGACCAGATCGCGCGGGGAGCGCGGGTCCTGGTCCAGGTCATGCGGGGCCTTGCCGGGATTTCCTGA
- a CDS encoding PAS domain S-box protein produces MTDSPPTSFSLGTLYGREAPFQALMGHSADLITLLDREGRVLYQSPSVRQHLGWDRNPTAEQHHFNLASLHPDDREGLSQQLVRLLPGVTVTLCPYRMQHANGSWRWLEGTAVNLLNDPSVGGILVQARDVTVRVHAEQRARALEGLGTALAGASTTDEVVQVILLQGLEAMGAIAGGVMLLDNDRQHVTVVGSAGYSDHVERPWRRFPVEIPVPAADAIREGRDLFLTVEDWQTLYPHLQHILMPASGSHAALTLWVNGQVIGAVTLSFAENGALSETQRRYLRTVAAQCALALERGALHARLQQQERLYRKITEYSHDLVSIIGLDGVTQYISPALTRMLGYAPTDRLGVSVFEGIHPEDLDRFRAVFQQAATSQVPVLATYRFQHKEGHWVWLESTGVNPAHDPDIKGVVINTRDVTARIEAEQARQATERRLQLFGEQSDVLIRIFSPAGECLYASPAAEGLLGYTAQELETHLLTQLIHPEDLSRVEAAWAGPMPVPPHRMQRRDGAYLWVESTIRRITDGLGALVEVHVATRDITPRQEAEEALRVQLSRFQHLVNLTAEFAAQDASEQHIQAALEHCLDLTGYTYGFYFPVGRSGLLEPLCAGDVKDEQFVWTRLDKALRSGEIGRSLRRHAALFAGPDEPVFSPPESLPRPVWTSLAVLPVVAREVLRGFMAFGTDGPVDVDGDSRRLLLSVSEQASRAVERRVHLEELKQSREETLRALGLALEYRDYETKGHTDRVVHLTERLGRALGFSGADLDALRWGAFLHDTGKVAIPDAILLKPGKLTPEEWDVIKRHPGIGYEMLEHIPSLPPTTLEVVLYHQERWNGGGYPKGLAGTDIPLAARVFAVVDVYDALTSERPYKKGWTHWEAAEQLRKEAGVLLDERVVQAFLKLFGQEGEPITSAKEDAL; encoded by the coding sequence GTGACTGACTCTCCCCCCACCTCCTTTTCCCTCGGCACCCTCTACGGGCGTGAGGCTCCCTTCCAGGCGCTGATGGGGCACAGCGCCGACCTGATCACGCTGCTTGACCGGGAGGGCCGCGTCCTGTACCAGAGTCCGTCTGTGCGGCAGCACCTGGGTTGGGACCGCAACCCCACGGCGGAGCAGCACCACTTCAACCTCGCCTCCCTGCACCCAGACGACCGCGAAGGGCTCTCCCAGCAACTGGTGCGCCTGCTGCCCGGCGTTACCGTGACCCTGTGCCCTTACCGCATGCAGCATGCCAACGGAAGCTGGCGGTGGCTGGAAGGCACGGCGGTCAACCTGCTGAACGATCCCAGCGTGGGTGGCATCCTCGTGCAGGCGAGGGACGTGACGGTCCGCGTCCATGCCGAGCAGCGCGCGCGCGCGCTCGAGGGACTCGGGACGGCGCTCGCCGGCGCGAGCACCACGGACGAGGTCGTGCAGGTCATCCTGCTGCAGGGGCTCGAAGCCATGGGGGCGATCGCTGGCGGCGTCATGCTCCTTGACAACGATCGGCAGCACGTGACGGTCGTGGGAAGTGCGGGGTATTCCGACCACGTCGAGCGACCCTGGCGGCGCTTTCCTGTGGAGATTCCCGTTCCTGCGGCGGACGCCATCCGGGAAGGCCGCGACCTGTTCCTGACGGTGGAAGACTGGCAGACCCTGTACCCGCACCTGCAGCACATCCTGATGCCAGCCAGCGGGAGCCACGCCGCCCTGACCCTCTGGGTGAACGGGCAGGTCATCGGGGCGGTCACGCTCTCGTTCGCGGAGAACGGGGCGCTGAGCGAGACGCAGCGGCGGTATCTGCGCACCGTCGCCGCCCAGTGCGCCCTGGCGCTGGAGCGCGGCGCGCTCCATGCGCGGCTCCAGCAGCAGGAGCGGCTCTACCGCAAGATCACCGAGTACAGTCACGACCTGGTGAGCATCATCGGTCTGGACGGGGTAACCCAGTACATCAGCCCGGCGCTGACGCGCATGTTGGGCTACGCCCCCACGGACCGGCTGGGCGTGAGCGTGTTCGAAGGCATTCATCCGGAGGATCTCGACCGGTTCAGGGCGGTCTTCCAGCAGGCGGCCACCTCCCAGGTCCCGGTTCTGGCCACCTACCGCTTTCAGCACAAGGAGGGTCACTGGGTGTGGCTGGAATCCACCGGCGTGAACCCGGCCCACGATCCGGACATCAAGGGTGTGGTGATCAACACGCGCGACGTGACGGCGCGCATCGAGGCCGAGCAGGCGCGTCAGGCCACGGAGCGCCGCCTGCAGCTGTTCGGGGAGCAGTCCGACGTCTTGATCCGCATCTTCAGTCCCGCTGGTGAGTGCCTGTACGCCTCGCCCGCCGCAGAAGGCCTGCTGGGGTACACGGCGCAGGAGCTCGAGACCCATCTCCTGACACAGCTGATTCACCCGGAAGATCTGTCCAGGGTGGAGGCGGCCTGGGCTGGCCCCATGCCTGTGCCGCCCCACCGCATGCAGCGCCGTGACGGGGCGTACCTGTGGGTGGAGAGCACCATTCGCAGAATCACAGATGGGCTGGGCGCTCTGGTCGAGGTGCACGTCGCAACGCGGGATATCACCCCTCGTCAGGAAGCGGAAGAAGCGCTGCGCGTGCAGCTGAGCCGCTTTCAGCATCTGGTAAACCTCACGGCAGAATTTGCCGCCCAGGACGCTTCAGAACAGCATATCCAGGCAGCGCTGGAGCACTGCCTGGACCTGACGGGATACACCTACGGCTTTTACTTTCCAGTTGGCAGGAGCGGGCTGCTCGAACCGCTGTGCGCCGGAGACGTCAAGGACGAACAGTTCGTCTGGACGAGGCTGGACAAGGCCCTGCGCAGCGGGGAGATCGGAAGGTCCTTGCGGCGCCACGCCGCCCTCTTCGCTGGACCGGACGAACCGGTGTTCAGTCCTCCTGAATCCTTGCCCAGGCCAGTGTGGACCTCGCTGGCGGTGTTGCCGGTCGTTGCGCGTGAAGTGCTGCGCGGCTTCATGGCCTTTGGCACAGACGGGCCGGTGGATGTGGACGGGGACAGCCGCCGGCTGCTGCTCAGCGTGAGTGAGCAGGCCAGCCGGGCGGTGGAGCGCAGGGTCCACCTGGAAGAACTCAAGCAGTCGCGCGAGGAGACCCTGCGCGCGCTGGGCCTGGCGCTGGAGTACCGCGATTACGAGACCAAGGGGCACACGGACCGCGTGGTGCACCTCACCGAGCGTCTCGGCCGGGCCCTGGGCTTCTCGGGAGCTGACCTCGACGCCCTGCGCTGGGGCGCGTTCCTGCACGACACGGGGAAGGTGGCCATTCCCGACGCGATTTTGCTCAAGCCGGGGAAGCTCACCCCCGAGGAGTGGGACGTGATCAAGCGGCATCCGGGAATCGGGTACGAGATGCTGGAGCACATTCCCTCGTTGCCGCCCACCACCCTGGAAGTGGTCCTCTACCACCAGGAACGCTGGAATGGCGGCGGATACCCGAAGGGGCTGGCGGGAACGGACATCCCCCTCGCGGCCCGGGTCTTCGCCGTTGTGGACGTCTACGACGCCCTGACCAGCGAGAGGCCCTACAAGAAGGGCTGGACGCACTGGGAAGCCGCCGAGCAGCTGCGCAAGGAGGCCGGTGTGCTGCTGGACGAACGTGTGGTCCAGGCCTTCTTGAAGCTCTTCGGCCAGGAGGGCGAACCCATTACGTCAGCAAAGGAGGACGCCCTATGA
- a CDS encoding zinc-dependent alcohol dehydrogenase family protein: protein MRAVVYAQFGQRPELREVPDPAPVPGGVVLEVGATGVCRSDWHGWMGHDPDIRLPHVPGHEIAGTVVAAGPGVRRWQVGDRATLPFVCGCGDCGECQSGHPQVCERQFQPGFTHWGSFAQYVGIHHADQNLVRLPEDMTYTTAASLGCRFATSFRAVVQQGRVRGGEWLAVHGCGGVGLSAVMIGRALGARVIAVDIDDQKLERARDLGAEVTVNSRTVSDTVQAVHDLTGGGAHVSLDALGHPQTAFNSVANLRRRGRHVQVGLLLGDQSRPALPMDAVIARELELYGSHGMAAHAYPEMLGMIGAGLLKPEALIGQRLTLEESIGALVNMDRFAGTGVSVIDRF from the coding sequence ATGCGAGCCGTCGTCTACGCGCAGTTTGGCCAGCGTCCTGAACTCCGGGAAGTGCCCGACCCGGCACCAGTGCCGGGGGGCGTGGTGCTGGAAGTCGGTGCGACCGGCGTCTGCCGCAGCGACTGGCACGGCTGGATGGGTCACGACCCGGACATCCGGCTGCCCCACGTCCCCGGCCACGAGATTGCCGGAACCGTCGTTGCCGCCGGGCCGGGCGTTCGGCGCTGGCAGGTGGGCGACCGGGCGACGCTGCCCTTCGTGTGCGGTTGTGGGGACTGCGGCGAGTGCCAGTCCGGCCACCCGCAGGTCTGCGAGCGCCAGTTCCAGCCGGGCTTCACGCACTGGGGGTCGTTTGCGCAGTACGTTGGCATTCACCACGCCGATCAGAACTTGGTACGCCTTCCGGAGGACATGACGTACACGACGGCCGCGAGCCTCGGGTGCCGCTTCGCCACGTCGTTCCGCGCGGTGGTGCAGCAGGGGCGTGTGCGGGGCGGAGAGTGGCTGGCCGTGCACGGCTGCGGCGGCGTGGGCCTGTCGGCGGTCATGATCGGCCGCGCCCTTGGGGCCCGCGTCATCGCCGTGGACATCGACGATCAGAAGCTGGAAAGAGCCCGGGACCTGGGGGCAGAGGTCACGGTGAACAGCCGTACCGTCTCCGACACCGTGCAGGCCGTCCACGACCTCACGGGAGGCGGGGCCCACGTCTCCCTGGACGCCCTGGGACACCCGCAGACTGCCTTCAACTCGGTGGCCAACCTCCGCCGGCGGGGACGGCACGTGCAGGTGGGCCTGCTGCTCGGGGACCAGAGCCGGCCGGCACTTCCGATGGACGCCGTGATCGCCCGGGAACTCGAACTCTACGGCAGCCACGGCATGGCCGCCCACGCGTACCCGGAGATGCTGGGGATGATCGGAGCGGGCCTGCTGAAGCCCGAGGCGCTGATCGGCCAGCGCCTGACGCTCGAAGAGTCGATAGGCGCCCTGGTGAACATGGACCGGTTCGCAGGAACGGGCGTGAGCGTCATCGACCGCTTCTGA
- a CDS encoding aldo/keto reductase, which translates to MQLRVLGSSGLQVSAVGLGCNNFGGRLDQAATTAVVRQALDHGINFFDTADVYGNRGGSETMLGRALGQERSRVILASKFGLPMDDAGELQGARPTYIRQALEASLRRLGTDHLDLYQLHRPDPETPIEDTLGALDELVQAGLVRAVGVSNMNAAGVRAADEAAERPGQARFTACQDEYSLLVRDIEGELMPTMRELGLGLLPYFPLASGLLTGKYQAGQPLPEGARITGSEGAQHRYLTARNWRVVEDLRQFAAARGHTLLDLAFSWLLSHDVTSSVIAGATRPEQIGANVAAAGWTLSPEDLVEVDRITAA; encoded by the coding sequence ATGCAACTCCGCGTCCTGGGTTCCTCGGGCCTGCAGGTCTCCGCCGTTGGTCTCGGCTGCAACAACTTCGGCGGCCGCCTCGATCAGGCCGCCACCACAGCGGTCGTTCGTCAGGCCCTGGACCACGGCATCAATTTTTTCGACACCGCCGACGTCTACGGCAACCGGGGCGGCTCGGAGACCATGCTGGGCCGGGCCCTCGGGCAGGAACGGTCCCGCGTCATCCTCGCCAGCAAGTTCGGGCTTCCCATGGACGATGCGGGTGAGCTTCAGGGCGCCAGGCCCACCTATATCCGGCAGGCACTCGAAGCGAGCTTGCGGCGGCTGGGCACCGACCACCTGGACCTGTACCAACTTCACCGCCCAGACCCTGAGACGCCCATTGAAGACACCCTGGGGGCCCTGGACGAACTCGTTCAGGCCGGTCTGGTTCGGGCCGTGGGCGTGTCGAATATGAATGCGGCCGGCGTCCGGGCGGCGGACGAGGCAGCCGAGCGACCCGGCCAGGCCCGGTTCACCGCCTGTCAGGACGAGTACAGCCTGCTGGTGCGGGACATCGAGGGCGAGCTGATGCCTACTATGCGGGAGCTGGGTCTGGGCCTGCTGCCGTACTTCCCGCTGGCCAGCGGCCTGCTCACCGGGAAGTACCAGGCCGGGCAGCCCCTGCCCGAGGGGGCCCGCATCACGGGATCAGAGGGCGCGCAACACCGGTACCTGACCGCACGCAACTGGCGGGTCGTGGAGGATCTGCGGCAGTTCGCAGCGGCGCGTGGGCATACCTTGCTGGACCTGGCCTTCAGCTGGCTGCTCTCGCACGACGTGACCAGCAGCGTGATTGCCGGAGCCACGCGGCCCGAACAGATTGGCGCGAACGTGGCCGCCGCGGGCTGGACGCTCTCTCCCGAGGACCTCGTTGAGGTGGACCGCATCACGGCCGCCTGA
- a CDS encoding DUF72 domain-containing protein, producing MESKVFRIGCAGWGVASGKAELFGAGDSVLERYSTRFPSVEINSSFTRAHQRRTYERWARSVPSGFRFTVKVPRTVTHAARLQGGDDPLLPFLDQVEGLGNTLGCLLVQLPPSLAFCPDVAPAFFAQLRHLSSVPVACEPRHPSWFTPEVDATLSEHRVGRVAADPAIVPAAAIPGGFPETLYYRWHGSPRTYYSGYSAEALQRLAEAVRATPAGYSPWIIFDNTAVGAALENAFELSALLGSSAQNRA from the coding sequence GTGGAATCCAAGGTCTTCAGGATTGGTTGTGCAGGCTGGGGCGTGGCCAGCGGGAAAGCAGAGCTCTTCGGAGCCGGAGACAGCGTGCTGGAACGCTACAGCACCCGCTTTCCGTCCGTGGAGATCAACTCGTCTTTCACCCGCGCCCATCAGCGACGCACCTATGAGCGGTGGGCGCGCAGCGTCCCTTCCGGGTTCCGCTTCACCGTGAAGGTCCCCAGGACCGTTACCCACGCAGCGCGCCTGCAGGGAGGGGACGACCCGCTGCTTCCCTTTCTGGACCAGGTGGAGGGCCTCGGGAACACGCTGGGTTGTCTGCTCGTTCAACTGCCACCCAGCCTGGCGTTCTGCCCTGACGTCGCCCCAGCCTTCTTCGCGCAACTCCGGCACCTGAGCTCCGTGCCCGTGGCCTGCGAGCCGCGCCACCCCTCCTGGTTCACGCCGGAGGTGGACGCCACGCTGTCTGAACACCGCGTGGGTCGTGTGGCCGCTGATCCAGCCATCGTGCCCGCAGCGGCCATTCCGGGGGGCTTCCCAGAAACGCTGTATTACCGCTGGCACGGCTCCCCACGCACGTATTACTCGGGTTATTCCGCAGAAGCGCTCCAGAGGCTGGCGGAAGCGGTTCGCGCCACGCCGGCCGGGTACTCCCCCTGGATCATCTTCGACAATACCGCGGTGGGCGCGGCGCTGGAGAACGCCTTCGAGCTGAGCGCCCTTCTGGGAAGCAGCGCTCAGAACCGGGCGTGA
- a CDS encoding alpha/beta fold hydrolase: MTVLDSRFARQSSASITGSGPQTLLCAHGFCSHQGIFRHQVAAFAQSHRVVTYDLAGFGQSDPDLWRAEHHQRLEGYAADMVRLIDELGLRRITLLGASMGAMIGLLASLERPERFSALVFIGASPRYLNDATYQGGFERADVDGFYRLIDGRQDWQGALTGMLLNQPVSLPLQEIAENVRGVRPEVAGVVARAIFDSDYRSLLAQARHPVLVTQTRADSAVPESVARYLHRNLPNAELAFLPGVGHIPNFTEPGAFNAAVRGFPVQAF; encoded by the coding sequence ATGACTGTTCTTGATTCCAGATTCGCCCGGCAATCCAGCGCCTCTATCACGGGCTCGGGTCCGCAGACACTGCTGTGCGCCCACGGCTTTTGCTCCCACCAGGGGATCTTCCGGCACCAGGTGGCTGCGTTTGCACAGAGCCACCGGGTCGTGACGTATGACCTCGCCGGCTTCGGGCAGTCGGATCCAGACCTGTGGCGTGCGGAGCATCACCAGCGGCTCGAAGGGTACGCGGCCGACATGGTGCGCCTGATCGATGAACTCGGTCTGCGCCGCATCACCCTGCTGGGCGCCTCCATGGGCGCGATGATCGGGCTCCTGGCTTCGCTGGAACGCCCAGAACGCTTCAGCGCGCTGGTGTTCATCGGGGCGAGCCCGCGGTACTTGAATGACGCGACCTATCAGGGCGGCTTCGAACGGGCGGACGTGGACGGCTTTTACAGGTTGATCGACGGGCGTCAGGACTGGCAGGGCGCCCTGACGGGCATGCTGCTCAACCAGCCGGTGTCGCTGCCCCTTCAGGAGATCGCTGAGAACGTGCGGGGCGTCAGGCCTGAGGTCGCGGGCGTGGTGGCGCGGGCCATCTTCGATTCCGACTACCGGTCTCTGCTGGCGCAGGCGCGGCACCCGGTCCTCGTGACGCAGACCCGGGCAGACAGCGCGGTCCCCGAAAGCGTGGCGCGGTACCTGCACCGCAACCTGCCCAACGCGGAACTGGCTTTTCTGCCGGGGGTGGGTCACATTCCCAACTTCACGGAACCCGGTGCCTTCAACGCCGCAGTCAGGGGATTCCCAGTTCAGGCGTTTTAG
- a CDS encoding pyridoxal-phosphate dependent enzyme — protein MPWRRLSARPRGRHLVISDTVWTGYGRVPTWVVEGYATIFMEIDAQLAAQGRGQPDVVAAQMGVGSLAAAVRHYRVPGWQTRVVGVEPLRADCVLRSLEAGEPTAVPGPHASIMAGLNGGTVSPLAWPVLQGGLSASVALPDGRAEQAVRLLARGAVTSGESGAAGAGGLLELLAGPLAAEARERLGVTPDSTVLLISTEGATDPEAYARTVPEKA, from the coding sequence TTGCCCTGGAGGCGGCTCAGTGCGCGGCCGCGCGGACGGCACCTGGTCATCAGCGACACCGTCTGGACAGGCTACGGGCGCGTCCCGACCTGGGTGGTCGAGGGATACGCGACCATCTTCATGGAGATTGACGCGCAGCTCGCCGCGCAGGGCCGCGGGCAGCCGGACGTCGTCGCCGCGCAGATGGGCGTTGGCTCCCTGGCGGCGGCGGTGCGGCATTACCGGGTGCCAGGCTGGCAGACGCGGGTGGTGGGCGTGGAACCCCTCCGGGCAGACTGCGTGTTGCGGTCCCTGGAGGCCGGGGAACCCACCGCGGTGCCTGGACCCCACGCGTCGATCATGGCGGGCCTCAACGGCGGCACCGTCTCTCCGCTCGCATGGCCCGTCCTGCAAGGGGGGCTCAGCGCCTCCGTGGCGCTTCCAGACGGGCGCGCCGAGCAGGCCGTGCGGCTGCTCGCGCGTGGCGCCGTCACGTCCGGCGAGAGCGGCGCAGCTGGGGCAGGCGGACTGCTCGAACTGCTTGCGGGCCCACTCGCCGCTGAGGCGCGGGAGAGGCTCGGCGTCACCCCGGACAGCACGGTGCTGCTGATCTCCACCGAAGGCGCGACAGACCCTGAAGCGTATGCCCGCACGGTGCCGGAGAAGGCCTGA
- a CDS encoding pyridoxamine 5'-phosphate oxidase family protein, whose protein sequence is MTDAATPRGQLKRQDKAMTHEDAGAFLAAAFCGRTGTLGPDGYPYVVPNLFTWHAGQIYLHTSRHEGHFLKNVRFHDQVSFEVDEPGEVYPYGHVECDTSVSYRSVIVFGRIRIVEDVEEKVRFYRAFMTKYAPQDSWGREKDALPRVNGTVVYAIRPETITGKQGHLPGPSERWPARNDTYSPGWQKRK, encoded by the coding sequence ATGACAGACGCCGCAACACCGCGGGGACAACTCAAACGCCAGGACAAAGCCATGACCCACGAGGATGCCGGGGCGTTCCTCGCCGCCGCCTTCTGTGGACGGACGGGTACCCTCGGCCCCGACGGCTATCCGTACGTGGTGCCCAATCTCTTCACCTGGCACGCGGGCCAGATCTACCTGCACACCTCCCGGCACGAAGGGCATTTCCTGAAGAACGTGCGCTTTCACGATCAGGTGAGCTTCGAGGTGGATGAACCCGGGGAGGTGTACCCATACGGGCACGTGGAGTGCGACACCTCTGTGTCGTACCGTTCCGTGATCGTCTTTGGTCGCATCCGGATCGTGGAGGACGTGGAGGAGAAAGTGCGCTTCTACCGGGCGTTCATGACCAAGTACGCCCCACAGGACTCGTGGGGCCGCGAGAAGGACGCGTTGCCGCGCGTGAACGGAACGGTTGTGTACGCCATCAGGCCGGAGACCATCACCGGCAAGCAGGGCCACCTGCCCGGACCCAGCGAGCGCTGGCCGGCCCGGAACGACACCTACTCACCCGGCTGGCAAAAGCGCAAGTGA